One part of the Epinephelus fuscoguttatus linkage group LG12, E.fuscoguttatus.final_Chr_v1 genome encodes these proteins:
- the LOC125897970 gene encoding zinc finger BED domain-containing protein 4-like: MAERKNPVWQHFTEPTSGKARCAICNSLVSMGAEKGKGKNTSNVWSHLKRHHLEAYSEAVKERDERGAAASSTQPTVVQMSTRYTRSKKVDLAIVEMIATDNQPFTVVSGVGFKRLVALLEPRYSLKTDKYYRTDLFEDVHTKVENKIKELVTSDNAGPYLAFTTDCWSGETESLMSLTCHFIDKDWQMKQIVLNVKAMDGSHTGEYISDMFLSLLKHWDIETERVVLVLRDSGANMIKGMRLAKLPDLSCSAHTLQLVVNDGISSQRAVADIVAKLKSSATHFNHSVLAEQRLKNIQKELDLPQHRIIQSVPTRWNSTLHMLESMLEQKRALNVYAGEHGKISVLTADQWALVDNLIATLSPLEQITLEMSRSDSTISCIIPCITVLKMLLEAEGAKTRGIGTLRETMLNSLKARFEKAEKTRCLVLATLLDPRYKGHALAPGTLRNAKDWIKEEHATLSEAAKQKSASSEGQGQEDPKRKRAEEEEEEATGPSDMLEQMYANLLGAHGPTPDETDEEEQQFTQQLDQYLRELLIDRQKGQLVEWWKQNASRLHLLAPLARKFLSPPPSSVPSERVFSEVSQIYEKKRYRLTGENAERLCFLQYNLQLLNWDY; encoded by the coding sequence ATGGCTGAACGCAAAAATCCAGTGTGGCAACACTTCACTGAGCCCACTTCAGGGAAGGCTCGGTGTGCCATATGCAACTCATTGGTGAGCATGGGGGCTGAAAAAGGAAAAGGTAAAAATACCTCAAACGTGTGGAGCCACCTGAAACGTCACCACCTTGAGGCCTACAGTGAAGCAGTAAAAGAAAGGGATGAAAGAGGAGCAGCAGCCAGTTCTACACAGCCTACTGTTGTACAGATGTCAACCAGGTACACCAGGTCAAAAAAGGTGGATCTTGCCATAGTTGAGATGATTGCAACAGACAATCAACCATTTACAGTTGTCTCTGGTGTTGGTTTTAAAAGGTTGGTGGCATTGCTGGAGCCCAGATACTCCCTTAAAACTGACAAGTATTATCGCACTGACCTTTTTGAAGATGTACACACTAAGGTAGAGAACAAAATCAAGGAGTTGGTCACGTCGGACAATGCAGGTCCTTATTTGGCATTTACAACGGACTGTTGGTCTGGGGAGACAGAATCCCTTATGAGCCTGACCTGCCATTTCATTGACAAAGATTGGCAAATGAAACAAATTGTCCTCAATGTTAAAGCCATGGATGGCTCTCACACAGGTGAATACATAAGTGATATGTTCCTCAGTCTGCTGAAGCACTGGGACATCGAAACAGAGAGAGTTGTGCTTGTGCTTCGTGATAGTGGTGCCAACATGATCAAAGGGATGAGGCTCGCCAAACTACCTGATCTCAGCTGCAGTGCTCACACACTTCAGCTGGTGGTGAACGATGGGATCAGCAGCCAGCGAGCAGTGGCAGACATCGTTGCCAAATTGAAATCTTCTGCTACCCATTTTAACCATTCAGTGCTGGCCGAACAGCGTTTGAAGAACATTCAAAAAGAGCTTGACCTCCCCCAGCACAGAATAATCCAGTCGGTGCCAACACGCTGGAACTCCACTCTTCACATGTTGGAGAGCATGCTGGAGCAGAAGCGGGCACTTAATGTATATGCAGGGGAACATGGAAAAATATCTGTCTTAACAGCAGATCAGTGGGCTCTTGTGGACAATCTGATTGCCACACTGAGCCCACTTGAACAGATTACACTCGAAATGAGTAGATCTGACTCCACAATTTCATGCATCATTCCCTGCATCACAGTGCTGAAAATGTTGCTGGAAGCTGAAGGTGCCAAAACAAGAGGAATCGGAACACTCCGAGAGACTATGCTGAACAGCCTAAAGGCCAGATTTGAGAAGGCAGAGAAAACAAGATGCTTGGTCCTTGCAACACTGCTAGATCCTCGTTACAAGGGTCATGCCTTGGCTCCTGGCACACTGAGGAATGCAAAGGACTGGATCAAGGAAGAGCATGCCACTCTGTCTGAGGCTGCAAAACAGAAAAGTGCTTCCTCAGAAGGTCAAGGCCAAGAAGATCCAAAACGGAAAAgggcagaggaagaagaggaggaagccACTGGTCCATCAGACATGCTTGAGCAGATGTATGCCAACCTTCTTGGGGCACATGGACCAACCCCAGATGAGACTgatgaggaggagcagcagtTTACTCAGCAGCTGGATCAATACTTAAGggagctgctgattgacaggCAGAAGGGCCAGCTAGTTGAATGGTGGAAACAGAATGCATCCCGATTGCACCTTCTAGCACCACTTGCCAGAAAGTTTCTCAGtccacccccctcctctgttcCCAGTGAGAGGGTATTCAGTGAGGTCAGCCAGATATATGAGAAGAAGAGGTACAGGCTGACAGGAGAGAATGCAGAGCGCCTCTGTTTCCTCCAGTATAACCTACAGCTCCTAAACTGGGATTATTAA